The Capra hircus breed San Clemente chromosome 25, ASM170441v1, whole genome shotgun sequence genome has a window encoding:
- the MLXIPL gene encoding carbohydrate-responsive element-binding protein isoform X2, with translation MTMAGALAGLVAGLQGPRVVPSPDSDSDTDSEDPNTRRSAGGLLRSQVIHSGHFMVSSPHSDSLTRRRDQEGSLGHADFGPRSIDPTLTRLFECMSLAYSGKLVSPKWKNFKGLKLLCRDKIRLNNAIWRAWYIQYVERRKSPVCGFVTPLQGPEADEHRKPQAVVLEGNYWKRRIEVVMREYHKWRIYYKKRLRKSSREGDLLAPKQAEGGWQPPERWCEQLFTSVVPVLLGGPEEEPGGHQLLDLNCFLSDISDTLFTMTQPTPTPLQLPPEDAYVGNADMIQPDLTPLQPSLDDFMEISDFFTNYRPPQTPTPSNFPEPHSFGPMADPVLGSGILGSEVPSACSGMTHLSGHNRLQARSSCPGSLDSSTYLNSDFLLPGDPKPKLPPTPVPPPLLQYPSPAKGLGLEPCPPPRFPPMAPPPTLMQEEPLFSPRFAFPAVPPAPGVSPLSAPTAFPPTRQPGPGPAPFPIDLLPSGYSEAPFGPHFPVPQGTRPRGKSPAPTPRGRKPGAPTVAPATANPTATAGSNNPCLTQLLTAAKPEQALEPPLVSGALLPLPGSPQDTVPEFPCTFFPPTPAPTPPRLPPATPAPPRPLIVPKVERLSPPAPSGSERRLSAELTSLPGPGALNIRISPPQPMLSRGRPDSKTENRRITHISAEQKRRFNIKLGFDTLHGLVSTLSTQPNLKMSKATTLQKTAEYIAMLQQERAAKQEEAQQLRDQIEELNAAINLCQQQLPATGVPITHQRFDQMRDMFDDYVRTRTLHNWKFWVFSILIRPLFESFNGMVSTASLQSLRQTSLAWLDQYCSLPALRPTVLNSLRQLSTSTSILTDPDCIPEQATRAVTEGTLGKSL, from the exons ATGACCATGGCCGGGGCGCTGGCGGGTCTGGTCGCGGGCTTGCAGGGCCCGCGGGTCGTCCCCAGCCCGGATTCAGACTCAGACACAGACTCGGAGGACCCGAATACCCGGCGCAGCGCGGGCGGGCTGCTTCGCTCGCAGGTCATCCACAGCGGTCACTTCATGGTGTCGTCGCCGCACAGCGACTCGCTGACCCGGCGGCGCGACCAGGAAGGGTCCCTGGGGCACGCCGACTTCGGGCCGCGCAGCATCGACCCCACACTCACCCGCCTGTTCGAGTGCATGAGCCTGGCCTACAG TGGCAAGCTGGTTTCTCCCAAGTGGAAGAATTTCAAAGGCCTCAAGCTGCTGTGCCGGGACAAGATCCGCCTCAACAACGCCATCTGGAGGGCCTGGTACATCCAGT ATGTGGAGCGGAGGAAGAGCCCCGTGTGTGGCTTCGTGACCCCCCTGCAGGGGCCTGAGGCTGATGAGCACCGGAAACCGCAG GCCGTCGTCTTGGAGGGAAATTACTGGAAGCGGCGCATCGAGGTGGTGATGCGCGAGTACCACAAGTGGCGCATCTACTACAAGAAGCGG CTCCGCAAGTCCAGTCGGGAAGGGGATCTCCTGGCCCCAAAGCAG GCGGAAGGGGGGTGGCAGCCACCGGAGCGATGGTGCGAGCAGCTCTTTACCAGCGTGGTACCCGTGCTGCTGGGGGGCccggaggaggagcctggtgggcaccaGCTTCTGGATCTCAATTGCTTTCTGTCCGACATCTCTGACACGCTCTTCACCATGACGcagcccacccccacacccctgcAGCTGCCCCCCGAGGATG CCTACGTGGGCAACGCTGACATGATCCAGCCAGACCTGACGCCGCTGCAGCCCAGCCTGGATGACTTCATGGAGATCTCAG ATTTCTTCACCAACTACCGCCCCCCACAGACGCCTACACCGTCAAACTTCCCAGAGCCCCACAGCTTCGGGCCCATGGCTGATCCCGTCCTCGGCAGTGGGATCCTGGGCTCGGAGGTGCCCTCTGCCTGCTCGGGCATGACCCACCTCTCAGGGCATAACCGCCTGCAG GCTCGGAGCAGCTGCCCTGGCTCCCTGGACTCCAGCACCTACCTGAACTCTGATTTCCTCCTTCCTGGAGACCCCAAGCCCAAGCTCCCACCCacacctgtacccccacccctcctccagtaCCCTAGCCCTGCCAAGGGGCTGGGCCTGGAGCCCTGTCCCCCGCCCCGCTTCCCTCCCATGGCCCCGCCCCCTACTCTAATGCAAGAAGAGCCCCTCTTCTCGCCCAGGTTCGCTTTCCCTGCCGTCCCTCCTGCCCCGGGAGTGTCCCCGCTGTCTGCTCCCACGGCCTTCCCACCCACCCGGCAGCctggcccaggccccgcccccttccCCATAGACCTGCTACCCTCCGGCTATTCGGAGGCCCCATTTGGGCCTCACTTCCCGGTACCCCAAGGCACGCGGCCCAGAGGCAAGTCCCCTGCCCCGACCCCCAGAGGGCGGAAGCCCGGCGCCCCAACCGTGGCCCCTGCCACTGCCAACCCCACTGCCACTGCTGGGAGCAACAACCCCTGCCTCACGCAGCTGCTGACAGCCG CCAAGCCTGAGCAAGCCCTGGAGCCACCGCTTGTGTCCGGCGCTCTCCTTCCACTCCCAGGGTCACCG CAGGACACTGTCCCCGAGTTCCCCTGCACCTTCTttcccccaaccccggcccccacACCACCCCGACTGCCTCCGGCCACCCCGGCCCCTCCCAGGCCCCTGATTGTCCCCAAAGTGGAGCGGCTCTCGCCCCCAGCACCCAGCG GTAGTGAGCGGCGGCTGTCTGCGGAGCTGACCTCGCTGCCGGGCCCAGGGGCCCTGAACATCCGTATCTCTCCCCCGCAACCCATGCTGAGCCGGGGCCGTCCAGACAGCAAG ACAGAAAACCGGCGCATCACACACATCTCTGCGGAACAGAAGAGGCGCTTCAACATCAAGCTGGGCTTTGACACGCTGCATGGGCTGGTGAGCACGCTCAGCACCCAGCCCAACCTCAAG ATGAGCAAGGCCACCACGCTGCAGAAGACGGCCGAGTACATTGCCATGCTGCAGCAGGAGCGCGCGGCCAAGCAGGAGGAGGCCCAGCAGCTCCGGGACCAGATCGAGGAGCTCAATGCCGCCATCAA CCTGTGCCAGCAGCAGCTGCCTGCTACTGGGGTGCCCATCACACACCAGCGGTTCGACCAAATGCGAGACATGTTCGATGACTATGTCCGGACCCGCACGCTGCACAACTGGAAGTTCTGGGTA TTCAGCATTCTCATCCGGCCCCTGTTTGAGTCCTTCAACGGGATGGTGTCTACAGCAAGCCTGCAGAGCCTCCGCCAGACCTCCCTGGCCTGGCTGGACCAGTATTGCTCCCTGCCTGCTCTCCGACCAA cTGTTCTGAACTCCCTGCGACAGCTGAGTACATCCACCAGCATCCTGACGGATCCAGACTGTATACCTGAGCAAGCCACACGGGCAGTCACAGAGGGCACCCTTGGCAAATCTTTATAG
- the MLXIPL gene encoding carbohydrate-responsive element-binding protein isoform X1 → MTMAGALAGLVAGLQGPRVVPSPDSDSDTDSEDPNTRRSAGGLLRSQVIHSGHFMVSSPHSDSLTRRRDQEGSLGHADFGPRSIDPTLTRLFECMSLAYSGKLVSPKWKNFKGLKLLCRDKIRLNNAIWRAWYIQYVERRKSPVCGFVTPLQGPEADEHRKPQAVVLEGNYWKRRIEVVMREYHKWRIYYKKRLRKSSREGDLLAPKQAEGGWQPPERWCEQLFTSVVPVLLGGPEEEPGGHQLLDLNCFLSDISDTLFTMTQPTPTPLQLPPEDAYVGNADMIQPDLTPLQPSLDDFMEISDFFTNYRPPQTPTPSNFPEPHSFGPMADPVLGSGILGSEVPSACSGMTHLSGHNRLQARSSCPGSLDSSTYLNSDFLLPGDPKPKLPPTPVPPPLLQYPSPAKGLGLEPCPPPRFPPMAPPPTLMQEEPLFSPRFAFPAVPPAPGVSPLSAPTAFPPTRQPGPGPAPFPIDLLPSGYSEAPFGPHFPVPQGTRPRGKSPAPTPRGRKPGAPTVAPATANPTATAGSNNPCLTQLLTAAKPEQALEPPLVSGALLPLPGSPVRQRALGGGVAPWAFTPTLCPSPPQQDTVPEFPCTFFPPTPAPTPPRLPPATPAPPRPLIVPKVERLSPPAPSGSERRLSAELTSLPGPGALNIRISPPQPMLSRGRPDSKTENRRITHISAEQKRRFNIKLGFDTLHGLVSTLSTQPNLKMSKATTLQKTAEYIAMLQQERAAKQEEAQQLRDQIEELNAAINLCQQQLPATGVPITHQRFDQMRDMFDDYVRTRTLHNWKFWVFSILIRPLFESFNGMVSTASLQSLRQTSLAWLDQYCSLPALRPTVLNSLRQLSTSTSILTDPDCIPEQATRAVTEGTLGKSL, encoded by the exons ATGACCATGGCCGGGGCGCTGGCGGGTCTGGTCGCGGGCTTGCAGGGCCCGCGGGTCGTCCCCAGCCCGGATTCAGACTCAGACACAGACTCGGAGGACCCGAATACCCGGCGCAGCGCGGGCGGGCTGCTTCGCTCGCAGGTCATCCACAGCGGTCACTTCATGGTGTCGTCGCCGCACAGCGACTCGCTGACCCGGCGGCGCGACCAGGAAGGGTCCCTGGGGCACGCCGACTTCGGGCCGCGCAGCATCGACCCCACACTCACCCGCCTGTTCGAGTGCATGAGCCTGGCCTACAG TGGCAAGCTGGTTTCTCCCAAGTGGAAGAATTTCAAAGGCCTCAAGCTGCTGTGCCGGGACAAGATCCGCCTCAACAACGCCATCTGGAGGGCCTGGTACATCCAGT ATGTGGAGCGGAGGAAGAGCCCCGTGTGTGGCTTCGTGACCCCCCTGCAGGGGCCTGAGGCTGATGAGCACCGGAAACCGCAG GCCGTCGTCTTGGAGGGAAATTACTGGAAGCGGCGCATCGAGGTGGTGATGCGCGAGTACCACAAGTGGCGCATCTACTACAAGAAGCGG CTCCGCAAGTCCAGTCGGGAAGGGGATCTCCTGGCCCCAAAGCAG GCGGAAGGGGGGTGGCAGCCACCGGAGCGATGGTGCGAGCAGCTCTTTACCAGCGTGGTACCCGTGCTGCTGGGGGGCccggaggaggagcctggtgggcaccaGCTTCTGGATCTCAATTGCTTTCTGTCCGACATCTCTGACACGCTCTTCACCATGACGcagcccacccccacacccctgcAGCTGCCCCCCGAGGATG CCTACGTGGGCAACGCTGACATGATCCAGCCAGACCTGACGCCGCTGCAGCCCAGCCTGGATGACTTCATGGAGATCTCAG ATTTCTTCACCAACTACCGCCCCCCACAGACGCCTACACCGTCAAACTTCCCAGAGCCCCACAGCTTCGGGCCCATGGCTGATCCCGTCCTCGGCAGTGGGATCCTGGGCTCGGAGGTGCCCTCTGCCTGCTCGGGCATGACCCACCTCTCAGGGCATAACCGCCTGCAG GCTCGGAGCAGCTGCCCTGGCTCCCTGGACTCCAGCACCTACCTGAACTCTGATTTCCTCCTTCCTGGAGACCCCAAGCCCAAGCTCCCACCCacacctgtacccccacccctcctccagtaCCCTAGCCCTGCCAAGGGGCTGGGCCTGGAGCCCTGTCCCCCGCCCCGCTTCCCTCCCATGGCCCCGCCCCCTACTCTAATGCAAGAAGAGCCCCTCTTCTCGCCCAGGTTCGCTTTCCCTGCCGTCCCTCCTGCCCCGGGAGTGTCCCCGCTGTCTGCTCCCACGGCCTTCCCACCCACCCGGCAGCctggcccaggccccgcccccttccCCATAGACCTGCTACCCTCCGGCTATTCGGAGGCCCCATTTGGGCCTCACTTCCCGGTACCCCAAGGCACGCGGCCCAGAGGCAAGTCCCCTGCCCCGACCCCCAGAGGGCGGAAGCCCGGCGCCCCAACCGTGGCCCCTGCCACTGCCAACCCCACTGCCACTGCTGGGAGCAACAACCCCTGCCTCACGCAGCTGCTGACAGCCG CCAAGCCTGAGCAAGCCCTGGAGCCACCGCTTGTGTCCGGCGCTCTCCTTCCACTCCCAGGGTCACCGGTAAGACAGCGGGCACTGGGAGGTGGGGTTGCACCCTGGGCCTTCACCCCGACTCTCTGCCCTTCTCCACCCCAGCAGGACACTGTCCCCGAGTTCCCCTGCACCTTCTttcccccaaccccggcccccacACCACCCCGACTGCCTCCGGCCACCCCGGCCCCTCCCAGGCCCCTGATTGTCCCCAAAGTGGAGCGGCTCTCGCCCCCAGCACCCAGCG GTAGTGAGCGGCGGCTGTCTGCGGAGCTGACCTCGCTGCCGGGCCCAGGGGCCCTGAACATCCGTATCTCTCCCCCGCAACCCATGCTGAGCCGGGGCCGTCCAGACAGCAAG ACAGAAAACCGGCGCATCACACACATCTCTGCGGAACAGAAGAGGCGCTTCAACATCAAGCTGGGCTTTGACACGCTGCATGGGCTGGTGAGCACGCTCAGCACCCAGCCCAACCTCAAG ATGAGCAAGGCCACCACGCTGCAGAAGACGGCCGAGTACATTGCCATGCTGCAGCAGGAGCGCGCGGCCAAGCAGGAGGAGGCCCAGCAGCTCCGGGACCAGATCGAGGAGCTCAATGCCGCCATCAA CCTGTGCCAGCAGCAGCTGCCTGCTACTGGGGTGCCCATCACACACCAGCGGTTCGACCAAATGCGAGACATGTTCGATGACTATGTCCGGACCCGCACGCTGCACAACTGGAAGTTCTGGGTA TTCAGCATTCTCATCCGGCCCCTGTTTGAGTCCTTCAACGGGATGGTGTCTACAGCAAGCCTGCAGAGCCTCCGCCAGACCTCCCTGGCCTGGCTGGACCAGTATTGCTCCCTGCCTGCTCTCCGACCAA cTGTTCTGAACTCCCTGCGACAGCTGAGTACATCCACCAGCATCCTGACGGATCCAGACTGTATACCTGAGCAAGCCACACGGGCAGTCACAGAGGGCACCCTTGGCAAATCTTTATAG
- the MLXIPL gene encoding carbohydrate-responsive element-binding protein isoform X3 gives MTMAGALAGLVAGLQGPRVVPSPDSDSDTDSEDPNTRRSAGGLLRSQVIHSGHFMVSSPHSDSLTRRRDQEGSLGHADFGPRSIDPTLTRLFECMSLAYSGKLVSPKWKNFKGLKLLCRDKIRLNNAIWRAWYIQYVERRKSPVCGFVTPLQGPEADEHRKPQAVVLEGNYWKRRIEVVMREYHKWRIYYKKRLRKSSREGDLLAPKQAEGGWQPPERWCEQLFTSVVPVLLGGPEEEPGGHQLLDLNCFLSDISDTLFTMTQPTPTPLQLPPEDAYVGNADMIQPDLTPLQPSLDDFMEISDFFTNYRPPQTPTPSNFPEPHSFGPMADPVLGSGILGSEVPSACSGMTHLSGHNRLQARSSCPGSLDSSTYLNSDFLLPGDPKPKLPPTPVPPPLLQYPSPAKGLGLEPCPPPRFPPMAPPPTLMQEEPLFSPRFAFPAVPPAPGVSPLSAPTAFPPTRQPGPGPAPFPIDLLPSGYSEAPFGPHFPVPQGTRPRGKSPAPTPRGRKPGAPTVAPATANPTATAGSNNPCLTQLLTAAKPEQALEPPLVSGALLPLPGSPDTVPEFPCTFFPPTPAPTPPRLPPATPAPPRPLIVPKVERLSPPAPSGSERRLSAELTSLPGPGALNIRISPPQPMLSRGRPDSKTENRRITHISAEQKRRFNIKLGFDTLHGLVSTLSTQPNLKMSKATTLQKTAEYIAMLQQERAAKQEEAQQLRDQIEELNAAINLCQQQLPATGVPITHQRFDQMRDMFDDYVRTRTLHNWKFWVFSILIRPLFESFNGMVSTASLQSLRQTSLAWLDQYCSLPALRPTVLNSLRQLSTSTSILTDPDCIPEQATRAVTEGTLGKSL, from the exons ATGACCATGGCCGGGGCGCTGGCGGGTCTGGTCGCGGGCTTGCAGGGCCCGCGGGTCGTCCCCAGCCCGGATTCAGACTCAGACACAGACTCGGAGGACCCGAATACCCGGCGCAGCGCGGGCGGGCTGCTTCGCTCGCAGGTCATCCACAGCGGTCACTTCATGGTGTCGTCGCCGCACAGCGACTCGCTGACCCGGCGGCGCGACCAGGAAGGGTCCCTGGGGCACGCCGACTTCGGGCCGCGCAGCATCGACCCCACACTCACCCGCCTGTTCGAGTGCATGAGCCTGGCCTACAG TGGCAAGCTGGTTTCTCCCAAGTGGAAGAATTTCAAAGGCCTCAAGCTGCTGTGCCGGGACAAGATCCGCCTCAACAACGCCATCTGGAGGGCCTGGTACATCCAGT ATGTGGAGCGGAGGAAGAGCCCCGTGTGTGGCTTCGTGACCCCCCTGCAGGGGCCTGAGGCTGATGAGCACCGGAAACCGCAG GCCGTCGTCTTGGAGGGAAATTACTGGAAGCGGCGCATCGAGGTGGTGATGCGCGAGTACCACAAGTGGCGCATCTACTACAAGAAGCGG CTCCGCAAGTCCAGTCGGGAAGGGGATCTCCTGGCCCCAAAGCAG GCGGAAGGGGGGTGGCAGCCACCGGAGCGATGGTGCGAGCAGCTCTTTACCAGCGTGGTACCCGTGCTGCTGGGGGGCccggaggaggagcctggtgggcaccaGCTTCTGGATCTCAATTGCTTTCTGTCCGACATCTCTGACACGCTCTTCACCATGACGcagcccacccccacacccctgcAGCTGCCCCCCGAGGATG CCTACGTGGGCAACGCTGACATGATCCAGCCAGACCTGACGCCGCTGCAGCCCAGCCTGGATGACTTCATGGAGATCTCAG ATTTCTTCACCAACTACCGCCCCCCACAGACGCCTACACCGTCAAACTTCCCAGAGCCCCACAGCTTCGGGCCCATGGCTGATCCCGTCCTCGGCAGTGGGATCCTGGGCTCGGAGGTGCCCTCTGCCTGCTCGGGCATGACCCACCTCTCAGGGCATAACCGCCTGCAG GCTCGGAGCAGCTGCCCTGGCTCCCTGGACTCCAGCACCTACCTGAACTCTGATTTCCTCCTTCCTGGAGACCCCAAGCCCAAGCTCCCACCCacacctgtacccccacccctcctccagtaCCCTAGCCCTGCCAAGGGGCTGGGCCTGGAGCCCTGTCCCCCGCCCCGCTTCCCTCCCATGGCCCCGCCCCCTACTCTAATGCAAGAAGAGCCCCTCTTCTCGCCCAGGTTCGCTTTCCCTGCCGTCCCTCCTGCCCCGGGAGTGTCCCCGCTGTCTGCTCCCACGGCCTTCCCACCCACCCGGCAGCctggcccaggccccgcccccttccCCATAGACCTGCTACCCTCCGGCTATTCGGAGGCCCCATTTGGGCCTCACTTCCCGGTACCCCAAGGCACGCGGCCCAGAGGCAAGTCCCCTGCCCCGACCCCCAGAGGGCGGAAGCCCGGCGCCCCAACCGTGGCCCCTGCCACTGCCAACCCCACTGCCACTGCTGGGAGCAACAACCCCTGCCTCACGCAGCTGCTGACAGCCG CCAAGCCTGAGCAAGCCCTGGAGCCACCGCTTGTGTCCGGCGCTCTCCTTCCACTCCCAGGGTCACCG GACACTGTCCCCGAGTTCCCCTGCACCTTCTttcccccaaccccggcccccacACCACCCCGACTGCCTCCGGCCACCCCGGCCCCTCCCAGGCCCCTGATTGTCCCCAAAGTGGAGCGGCTCTCGCCCCCAGCACCCAGCG GTAGTGAGCGGCGGCTGTCTGCGGAGCTGACCTCGCTGCCGGGCCCAGGGGCCCTGAACATCCGTATCTCTCCCCCGCAACCCATGCTGAGCCGGGGCCGTCCAGACAGCAAG ACAGAAAACCGGCGCATCACACACATCTCTGCGGAACAGAAGAGGCGCTTCAACATCAAGCTGGGCTTTGACACGCTGCATGGGCTGGTGAGCACGCTCAGCACCCAGCCCAACCTCAAG ATGAGCAAGGCCACCACGCTGCAGAAGACGGCCGAGTACATTGCCATGCTGCAGCAGGAGCGCGCGGCCAAGCAGGAGGAGGCCCAGCAGCTCCGGGACCAGATCGAGGAGCTCAATGCCGCCATCAA CCTGTGCCAGCAGCAGCTGCCTGCTACTGGGGTGCCCATCACACACCAGCGGTTCGACCAAATGCGAGACATGTTCGATGACTATGTCCGGACCCGCACGCTGCACAACTGGAAGTTCTGGGTA TTCAGCATTCTCATCCGGCCCCTGTTTGAGTCCTTCAACGGGATGGTGTCTACAGCAAGCCTGCAGAGCCTCCGCCAGACCTCCCTGGCCTGGCTGGACCAGTATTGCTCCCTGCCTGCTCTCCGACCAA cTGTTCTGAACTCCCTGCGACAGCTGAGTACATCCACCAGCATCCTGACGGATCCAGACTGTATACCTGAGCAAGCCACACGGGCAGTCACAGAGGGCACCCTTGGCAAATCTTTATAG